The following nucleotide sequence is from Macrobrachium nipponense isolate FS-2020 chromosome 21, ASM1510439v2, whole genome shotgun sequence.
ATGGCACTACCAAGATATGGAGGAAAATTTGGGAAAAACCAGATGCTCTTTGACTTTGGATATGAAGATAACATATCAGTAACCCAGTTACTTGGAGCAATTGATGAACTCGATAATCTTTTTGATTTGGTAATGATTACAGAACTGATGGATGAATCACTGATTCTTCTAAGACATTTGTTGTGTTGGAGTTTGAATGATGTTGTGGTGTTTACAAAAAATGCAAGGAGACAAGAGGTCAAACCAACTCTTGATCCCAAATCAGTACAAACATTACGAGAACTAAACAGTGCTGATGTTTTATTATATGACCATTTTTTAGCTCGACATCATCGGGCAGTTTTGGAATTTGGCATTAAAAGAATGGCGGACGAAGTAGCAGCTTTACGTAGTCTTCGAGAAGAGTATTATGAAGATTGTGGGGCTCGTGAAGTGAAAGGAAGAGATTCTTCACTCCAGTTTAAGGAGTATTCAGGTCTCGTTAGTGCATATGTAACAGCTAACAATTCAGATGAAAATTGTGTGATGTTGTCCTTGCCAGAACTGCCACTCATAGATACAATAAGAAATCATCAGTTAGTTATGCTACATGAGAAAGCATCCTAGCATATTGTGAAAATTGAAAAT
It contains:
- the LOC135198157 gene encoding galactose-3-O-sulfotransferase 4-like isoform X4, producing the protein MHRTMFTRHLKTVVGGLVLATLLTLLLFTTTPAPTTFLLSAANSIRYDILSPHAVEGNQCLPHQHIFFLKTHKCASSTVQNIFLRYGYNNNLTFALPGGGNYLGNPGMFKASMIPRKLLPVDGKVDIFAVHTRLNVPQHTLVLHNDTRWITIVRDPATLYESLFNFFHMKNAYGLELSEYIAEPMSKLMALPRYGGKFGKNQMLFDFGYEDNISVTQLLGAIDELDNLFDLVMITELMDESLILLRHLLCWSLNDVVVFTKNARRQEVKPTLDPKSVQTLRELNSADVLLYDHFLARHHRAVLEFGIKRMADEVAALRSLREEYYEDCGAREVKGRDSSLQFKEYSGLVSAYVTANNSDENCVMLSLPELPLIDTIRNHQLVMLHEKAS
- the LOC135198157 gene encoding galactose-3-O-sulfotransferase 4-like isoform X1, which codes for MHRETKFGFRRTWITMRKTMFTRHLKTVVGGLVLATLLTLLLFTTTPAPTTFLLSAANSIRYDILSPHAVEGNQCLPHQHIFFLKTHKCASSTVQNIFLRYGYNNNLTFALPGGGNYLGNPGMFKASMIPRKLLPVDGKVDIFAVHTRLNVPQHTLVLHNDTRWITIVRDPATLYESLFNFFHMKNAYGLELSEYIAEPMSKLMALPRYGGKFGKNQMLFDFGYEDNISVTQLLGAIDELDNLFDLVMITELMDESLILLRHLLCWSLNDVVVFTKNARRQEVKPTLDPKSVQTLRELNSADVLLYDHFLARHHRAVLEFGIKRMADEVAALRSLREEYYEDCGAREVKGRDSSLQFKEYSGLVSAYVTANNSDENCVMLSLPELPLIDTIRNHQLVMLHEKAS
- the LOC135198157 gene encoding galactose-3-O-sulfotransferase 4-like isoform X2, encoding MWRSRKQRILTMFTRHLKTVVGGLVLATLLTLLLFTTTPAPTTFLLSAANSIRYDILSPHAVEGNQCLPHQHIFFLKTHKCASSTVQNIFLRYGYNNNLTFALPGGGNYLGNPGMFKASMIPRKLLPVDGKVDIFAVHTRLNVPQHTLVLHNDTRWITIVRDPATLYESLFNFFHMKNAYGLELSEYIAEPMSKLMALPRYGGKFGKNQMLFDFGYEDNISVTQLLGAIDELDNLFDLVMITELMDESLILLRHLLCWSLNDVVVFTKNARRQEVKPTLDPKSVQTLRELNSADVLLYDHFLARHHRAVLEFGIKRMADEVAALRSLREEYYEDCGAREVKGRDSSLQFKEYSGLVSAYVTANNSDENCVMLSLPELPLIDTIRNHQLVMLHEKAS
- the LOC135198157 gene encoding galactose-3-O-sulfotransferase 4-like isoform X3; translated protein: MASIPACCLTMFTRHLKTVVGGLVLATLLTLLLFTTTPAPTTFLLSAANSIRYDILSPHAVEGNQCLPHQHIFFLKTHKCASSTVQNIFLRYGYNNNLTFALPGGGNYLGNPGMFKASMIPRKLLPVDGKVDIFAVHTRLNVPQHTLVLHNDTRWITIVRDPATLYESLFNFFHMKNAYGLELSEYIAEPMSKLMALPRYGGKFGKNQMLFDFGYEDNISVTQLLGAIDELDNLFDLVMITELMDESLILLRHLLCWSLNDVVVFTKNARRQEVKPTLDPKSVQTLRELNSADVLLYDHFLARHHRAVLEFGIKRMADEVAALRSLREEYYEDCGAREVKGRDSSLQFKEYSGLVSAYVTANNSDENCVMLSLPELPLIDTIRNHQLVMLHEKAS